Proteins encoded together in one Pantoea sp. CCBC3-3-1 window:
- the fliS gene encoding flagellar export chaperone FliS, with the protein MDKANSGFTHDQTTDLAIRTAASVPHQRVLMMFSGLLDELTRAKNHIEMRRLERKAESLNKCIDILNALTSALDFDNGGEVALRLAGLYDYCVYRLYDASHHLAVEQIEEVEEILHAILEGWEGMAG; encoded by the coding sequence ATGGATAAAGCAAACAGCGGCTTTACGCATGACCAAACGACTGATTTGGCAATCCGTACAGCGGCATCCGTGCCGCATCAGCGGGTATTAATGATGTTTAGCGGCTTGCTGGACGAACTGACGCGCGCAAAAAACCATATCGAAATGCGGCGTCTGGAACGTAAGGCGGAGAGCCTCAACAAATGTATCGACATTCTCAATGCGCTAACCAGCGCGCTCGATTTTGACAACGGTGGCGAAGTGGCGCTGCGGCTGGCCGGGCTTTACGACTATTGCGTTTACCGCCTGTATGACGCCAGCCACCATCTGGCCGTTGAGCAAATTGAAGAAGTAGAAGAGATCCTGCACGCCATCCTGGAAGGCTGGGAAGGGATGGCAGGCTAA
- a CDS encoding transcriptional regulator, producing MTSQCVIYHWLIDMRSGSLIHQLTGEQRRLGEYQLKLLIVLVQHAGKILTREELNTLVWERRVIGNNSLPNAIHALRVALEDDGKQQRIIKTIPKKGYILEAEFCDFIRDEEYATETPAFSASVLTEPEAENGPEAERLAFSEVQDGSGEQTHALASAHEEWQKESQKESARLTQALQKKHNRFWRGMCLAQAALLLLTLIFLVRQTTPALQVTEQASGTYSNIHIYTLNAGENINKRLSPSLFAINALLMAQKMQMQVYFQATATTLNYTLVLNDGCSRRQLAMNIAQFRSDEVQLNALIYRETEREINEMANCVN from the coding sequence ATGACTTCTCAATGTGTGATTTATCACTGGTTGATTGATATGCGTTCAGGTTCGTTGATCCATCAGCTGACGGGTGAACAGCGACGTCTGGGTGAATATCAGCTGAAACTGCTGATTGTTTTGGTTCAACACGCCGGTAAAATTCTGACGCGTGAGGAGTTGAATACGCTGGTTTGGGAGCGGCGTGTCATTGGTAATAACAGCCTGCCTAACGCTATTCATGCCTTACGCGTGGCGCTGGAAGATGATGGTAAACAACAGCGTATTATTAAAACCATCCCCAAAAAAGGCTATATCCTGGAAGCAGAATTTTGCGATTTTATACGGGACGAAGAGTACGCCACAGAAACGCCAGCGTTTTCCGCTTCCGTGCTCACTGAGCCTGAAGCGGAAAACGGACCTGAAGCGGAAAGGTTAGCCTTTTCTGAAGTGCAGGACGGAAGCGGCGAGCAAACTCACGCTCTTGCCAGCGCCCATGAGGAATGGCAAAAAGAGTCACAAAAAGAAAGCGCCAGGCTGACCCAGGCTCTACAGAAAAAGCACAACCGATTCTGGCGTGGTATGTGTTTAGCGCAGGCGGCATTGTTACTGTTAACGCTGATTTTTCTGGTACGGCAAACCACGCCCGCCCTGCAAGTGACTGAACAGGCGTCCGGCACGTACAGCAATATTCATATTTATACGCTGAACGCCGGAGAAAACATAAATAAACGGCTTAGCCCTTCACTTTTCGCCATCAACGCGCTGTTAATGGCCCAGAAGATGCAAATGCAGGTCTACTTCCAGGCCACTGCCACTACCCTGAATTACACGCTGGTCCTCAACGATGGCTGTTCTCGTCGCCAGCTGGCGATGAATATTGCCCAGTTTCGCAGCGATGAAGTTCAACTCAACGCACTGATTTATCGGGAAACGGAGAGAGAAATAAATGAAATGGCGAACTGCGTCAATTAG
- a CDS encoding flagellar basal body P-ring protein FlgI: MTQSLTFFLLGAMLTMGLAQAQSRHTPVSFNTPVDPTFTPQQKALSLRAGKKPARVVFNARTGTLVAGKEIRVHAAAISHGHLQVIIRESGKIHPSGMPGGSKTAVTAAGEIVMHRGAGQKTIFSTSTHLRSIVDTLNSLGTSPNDTLAILQALKEAGALDAELVVI, translated from the coding sequence ATGACGCAATCACTCACATTTTTTTTGCTGGGGGCAATGCTAACGATGGGGCTTGCCCAGGCACAGTCCCGGCATACCCCCGTATCGTTTAATACGCCCGTGGATCCCACTTTTACGCCTCAACAAAAAGCGTTATCTCTCCGTGCAGGTAAAAAGCCCGCTCGTGTGGTTTTTAATGCTCGTACCGGCACACTGGTAGCGGGCAAGGAGATTAGGGTACATGCCGCAGCGATCTCGCATGGGCATTTGCAGGTAATCATCCGGGAAAGCGGAAAGATTCACCCTTCCGGCATGCCAGGCGGGAGTAAAACTGCCGTTACGGCAGCCGGTGAAATCGTTATGCATCGTGGCGCGGGTCAGAAAACTATCTTTTCCACAAGTACCCACCTGCGCAGCATTGTCGACACGCTTAACAGCCTGGGGACTTCACCGAACGATACGCTGGCCATCCTTCAGGCGCTAAAAGAGGCGGGCGCGCTTGATGCAGAACTGGTGGTGATATGA
- the flgM gene encoding flagellar biosynthesis anti-sigma factor FlgM: MKISAENLIHTTSPINQVIASAVESPGQAAVSIAETGLVSQTQQALKAMPEVDLARVSEMKAALENGTLSLDGNVLAKAMMDYYRR; the protein is encoded by the coding sequence ATGAAAATTTCCGCAGAAAATCTTATTCATACGACCAGCCCGATCAATCAGGTTATCGCCAGCGCGGTGGAGAGTCCCGGCCAGGCAGCCGTATCGATTGCTGAAACAGGCCTGGTCAGCCAGACGCAGCAGGCGCTAAAAGCGATGCCGGAGGTGGATTTGGCCAGGGTCAGCGAGATGAAAGCCGCACTGGAAAACGGAACGCTTTCGCTGGATGGTAACGTGCTGGCTAAAGCCATGATGGACTACTATCGGCGATAA
- a CDS encoding flagellar export protein FliJ yields MDKKVEKLDVLELLRQMRESELEAASGRLARQQQVCQRYSNTINKLTSLSAQGQRPESGKATLSNPIRFEAGIQCIIDWLKQEQALAQIREEALAQEWVEQACREKSLSLILERQRAAQRQCREQWEQQRSDRQLTEIRLSRGRNGR; encoded by the coding sequence ATGGACAAGAAAGTCGAAAAGCTGGACGTGCTGGAACTGTTACGACAAATGCGCGAAAGCGAACTGGAAGCGGCCAGCGGCAGGCTGGCCCGGCAACAGCAGGTTTGCCAAAGATACAGCAACACTATCAATAAATTAACCAGCCTGAGTGCTCAGGGCCAAAGGCCAGAGAGCGGGAAGGCGACGCTCTCTAACCCGATCCGTTTTGAGGCCGGCATCCAATGCATTATCGACTGGCTGAAGCAGGAACAGGCGCTGGCGCAAATTCGTGAGGAAGCGCTGGCGCAGGAATGGGTTGAGCAGGCCTGCCGGGAAAAATCGCTGAGCCTGATCCTTGAGCGCCAGCGTGCCGCACAACGGCAGTGCCGGGAGCAGTGGGAACAGCAGCGGAGCGATCGTCAGTTGACAGAAATCAGGCTAAGCAGAGGCCGCAACGGCAGGTAA
- the fliF gene encoding flagellar basal-body MS-ring/collar protein FliF yields the protein MNEKIRACRAFLTDERLKKWLLPGVVAIAATAIVVAMLWQNDNHYILLYGSQENIPVAQVVEVLSGEQISYRVEPNSGNLLVRETDLPKARMALASKGVAAHSPAGYELMDKESVLGSSQFIQNVRFRRSLEGELAQSIMALDAVEFARVHLGLSETSSFVLSNKPDSTASVMLRVHVGRQLSDEQVTAIVSLVAGSVPGMKLSEVRVVDQHGSLLSASTGTKRHSTAGSKTHGDLLQQMRQETERSLANLLAPVVGADNFRISVVPRVNFNEIEETRERFLKPQRQSSYDRDVRHIRHPGYQLEKLSVSVVINRAAPAVAAWTPENQAQVQQMLNQAAGIETSRGDVLTLSLLSFPEIKPDSEPPLPWWEKPDLINWGQRGGLALLILSALVLLLKRIRRRPDRT from the coding sequence GTGAACGAAAAGATCAGGGCGTGTCGGGCATTTCTGACTGACGAACGTCTTAAAAAGTGGCTGTTGCCTGGCGTGGTAGCGATAGCAGCAACGGCGATTGTTGTGGCAATGCTGTGGCAAAACGATAACCACTACATCCTGCTTTATGGATCACAGGAAAATATCCCTGTTGCGCAGGTCGTGGAGGTTCTCAGCGGCGAGCAAATCTCTTACCGCGTAGAACCCAACAGCGGCAATCTGCTGGTACGTGAAACCGATCTGCCGAAAGCCCGCATGGCGCTGGCATCGAAAGGCGTTGCGGCACATTCTCCGGCGGGTTATGAGCTGATGGACAAAGAGAGCGTGCTTGGCAGCAGCCAGTTTATACAGAATGTCCGCTTCCGGCGCAGTCTGGAAGGTGAGCTGGCGCAAAGCATTATGGCGCTTGATGCGGTTGAATTCGCCCGCGTGCATCTGGGCCTGAGTGAAACCAGCTCGTTTGTCTTGAGCAATAAACCGGACAGCACTGCCTCAGTGATGCTGCGCGTACATGTCGGCAGGCAGCTTAGTGATGAGCAGGTAACCGCTATCGTCAGTCTTGTTGCCGGCAGCGTACCGGGTATGAAGCTGAGCGAAGTTCGCGTAGTCGATCAGCACGGCTCGCTGCTTTCTGCCAGCACAGGAACGAAGCGTCACTCTACTGCGGGCAGTAAAACCCACGGCGATCTGCTGCAACAGATGCGTCAGGAGACGGAACGCAGCCTGGCAAACTTGCTGGCTCCCGTGGTGGGCGCGGACAATTTTCGCATCAGCGTCGTACCCCGGGTGAATTTCAATGAGATTGAAGAGACACGGGAACGTTTTCTTAAGCCGCAACGGCAATCCAGCTACGACCGCGACGTGCGGCATATCCGCCATCCGGGCTATCAGCTGGAAAAGCTGTCGGTCTCGGTAGTGATTAATCGTGCTGCGCCGGCCGTCGCGGCCTGGACGCCGGAAAATCAGGCTCAGGTGCAGCAAATGCTCAATCAGGCGGCAGGGATTGAAACATCACGCGGTGATGTCTTGACCCTCAGCCTGCTGAGTTTCCCTGAAATCAAACCTGACAGCGAGCCGCCGCTGCCGTGGTGGGAAAAGCCAGACCTGATTAACTGGGGGCAGCGTGGCGGTCTCGCGCTGCTGATTCTGTCGGCGCTTGTCCTGCTGCTCAAACGTATCAGACGCCGCCCTGACCGAACGTAA
- a CDS encoding flagellar hook-basal body complex protein FliE, with product MAEKITFDMHVGQRQMMAEMARMRAGASALPLPPMANGVTGMQQPSFGAVLNQAISHRDNVQHAASVQQPAQETGRRVDSAAAMLESQKDSVAFSVLAQVRDRLSTAFDDVINTTL from the coding sequence ATGGCAGAAAAAATTACCTTCGATATGCATGTCGGACAACGTCAGATGATGGCCGAAATGGCACGAATGCGTGCCGGGGCCAGCGCACTCCCATTGCCGCCGATGGCAAATGGAGTCACCGGCATGCAGCAACCTTCTTTTGGCGCGGTGCTGAATCAGGCTATCAGTCACAGAGATAATGTGCAGCACGCTGCCAGCGTGCAGCAGCCTGCCCAGGAAACAGGACGGCGGGTCGATTCTGCTGCGGCCATGCTGGAAAGTCAGAAGGACAGCGTCGCTTTTTCTGTGCTGGCGCAGGTACGTGACAGGCTTAGTACGGCGTTTGACGACGTCATAAACACGACACTATAG
- a CDS encoding sigma-54 interaction domain-containing protein → MKMNGEDEFDSGFISHSQSSRDLLSLARRVAKFNVPVLITGETGTGKECVAKYIHHHAFCNGAPYVGVNCAAIPENMLEAILFGYEKGAFTGAVSSQPGKFEQANGGTLLLDEIGDMPIALQVKLLRVLQEKSVERLGSHKSVSLNIRLIASTNKDLEAEIMAGRFRQDLFYRLSVVPVQLKPLRERVEDIVPLAEFFIRKYQDFCSSKPHLTDSARSYLQRYEWPGNVRELENAVQRGLIMSCGTPLDERCFGLNLKPQPALTSDDTGAASVQSPIKQRGRMAECQYILDLLKRHRGNKSQTAACLGITPRALRYRLASMRAQGVDPSYLS, encoded by the coding sequence ATGAAAATGAACGGGGAAGATGAATTCGATAGTGGTTTTATTTCGCATTCTCAATCCAGCAGGGATCTATTATCGCTGGCGCGGAGAGTGGCAAAGTTTAACGTTCCGGTGCTTATAACAGGCGAAACGGGAACCGGTAAAGAATGCGTGGCAAAATATATTCACCATCATGCTTTCTGTAATGGCGCGCCTTATGTCGGTGTTAATTGTGCCGCCATTCCTGAAAATATGTTGGAAGCCATCCTTTTTGGATATGAAAAAGGGGCGTTCACCGGCGCGGTAAGCAGCCAGCCGGGTAAATTTGAACAGGCCAATGGCGGAACGCTGTTATTAGATGAAATTGGTGATATGCCAATAGCGCTACAGGTGAAACTACTGCGGGTATTGCAGGAGAAAAGCGTCGAGCGTTTAGGAAGCCATAAATCTGTTTCGTTAAATATCAGACTGATTGCCTCGACCAATAAGGATCTGGAAGCGGAGATCATGGCAGGGCGGTTCCGTCAGGATCTTTTTTACCGGCTTTCCGTGGTGCCTGTCCAGCTCAAGCCACTGCGCGAAAGAGTGGAGGACATCGTCCCGCTTGCTGAATTTTTTATCCGTAAGTATCAGGATTTTTGCAGCAGCAAACCTCATCTTACCGACAGCGCGCGCAGCTATCTGCAACGCTATGAATGGCCTGGCAATGTACGTGAGTTGGAAAATGCGGTGCAGCGTGGGCTGATTATGTCCTGCGGTACGCCGCTGGATGAACGTTGCTTTGGCCTGAACCTGAAGCCGCAGCCCGCTCTGACTTCCGATGACACCGGGGCCGCCAGCGTGCAAAGCCCCATCAAACAGCGTGGTCGTATGGCGGAATGCCAATATATCCTGGACTTGTTGAAACGCCATCGGGGTAATAAATCCCAGACGGCGGCGTGCCTGGGCATCACGCCACGGGCATTGCGCTACCGTCTGGCCAGCATGCGTGCGCAGGGTGTCGATCCCAGCTACCTCTCCTGA
- the fliP gene encoding flagellar type III secretion system pore protein FliP (The bacterial flagellar biogenesis protein FliP forms a type III secretion system (T3SS)-type pore required for flagellar assembly.), with protein sequence MTISRCQKKYPVRVIIPRRFLSHGLLLAGLLICPLAALAESRGLTLFSATTTPGGQDYSVKVEVLLLMTLLGLLPVVLLMMTCFTRFIIVLSLLRQALGLQQSPPNKVLTGIALVLTLLVMRPVGLKIYQDAVVPYQKEQISLQQALSLGSAPLKTFMLSQTSSTALAQIMTIANASGDAKQQDLTLITPAFVLSELKTAFKIGFMIYIPFLVIDLITASILMAMGMMMLSPLIVSLPFKLILFVLCDGWSLIVGTLTHSVQAAGL encoded by the coding sequence ATGACTATTTCCCGTTGCCAAAAAAAATATCCAGTCCGCGTTATTATCCCGCGCAGATTTTTATCGCATGGCCTGCTGCTGGCCGGGCTGCTTATTTGCCCACTGGCGGCGCTGGCGGAATCCCGTGGATTGACGCTTTTTAGCGCGACCACCACGCCTGGCGGTCAGGACTATAGCGTGAAGGTTGAAGTGCTGCTGCTGATGACGCTGCTGGGGCTTCTGCCCGTCGTGCTGCTAATGATGACCTGTTTTACCCGCTTTATCATCGTGCTGTCGCTGTTGCGCCAGGCGTTGGGACTGCAACAAAGCCCACCCAACAAGGTACTCACCGGCATCGCGCTGGTGCTAACGCTACTGGTGATGCGGCCGGTTGGGCTGAAGATTTATCAGGATGCGGTTGTGCCTTACCAGAAAGAGCAGATTTCGCTGCAACAGGCGCTGAGTCTCGGTTCTGCCCCGCTAAAGACCTTTATGTTATCTCAGACCAGCAGCACTGCGCTGGCACAGATTATGACCATCGCCAACGCCAGCGGCGACGCTAAACAGCAGGATTTGACGTTGATTACGCCTGCTTTTGTGCTGAGCGAGCTGAAAACCGCGTTTAAAATCGGCTTTATGATCTACATCCCGTTTTTGGTGATTGACCTGATTACGGCCAGCATCCTGATGGCGATGGGGATGATGATGCTTTCGCCACTGATCGTCTCCCTGCCTTTCAAACTGATTCTGTTTGTGCTCTGCGATGGCTGGTCGCTGATTGTAGGTACGCTGACACACAGCGTTCAGGCTGCCGGATTATGA
- a CDS encoding flagellar biosynthetic protein FliQ, translating to MMSLDVAGDIVAQGLKLVLTIAFVAILPGLITGLIVSVFQATTQINEQTLSFLPRLVVTMLVLVFAGKWMLIQLIDFTLLIFEQAAVLAG from the coding sequence ATGATGAGTCTCGATGTGGCCGGCGATATTGTCGCTCAGGGATTGAAGCTGGTGCTGACCATCGCTTTCGTCGCCATTCTGCCGGGTCTGATAACGGGGCTGATAGTCAGTGTTTTTCAGGCTACGACCCAAATCAACGAGCAGACGCTCAGCTTCTTACCTCGTCTGGTTGTCACCATGCTGGTATTGGTGTTTGCGGGTAAGTGGATGCTTATTCAGCTAATCGATTTCACCCTGTTGATTTTTGAACAGGCTGCTGTGCTGGCCGGATAG
- the fliR gene encoding flagellar biosynthetic protein FliR, translating into MDINLQDLMTPLLALWLPLVRTTAFFHCCPLFDHHAFPRKARFGLALLLSIIITPLIEHNVVLHRLMSSQTILLTAEQLLWGFLFGQILNWVFWALQTAGTLLSMSMGLGMAVMNDPGSGSSTMVISQIVSVFSGLLFFSMDGHLLLVTILFKSFALWPISQAITPLTLSYFVTGVGWMIASALLLALPAAIIMLIVQGTFGLLNRISPTLNLFALGFPVSMLFGLLCLMLLASRIPQHYLSLTNDILAQLEHLKVN; encoded by the coding sequence ATGGATATCAACCTTCAGGATCTGATGACGCCTCTGCTGGCATTGTGGCTGCCGCTGGTGCGCACGACGGCTTTTTTCCACTGCTGTCCGCTGTTCGATCATCACGCTTTCCCACGCAAGGCCCGCTTCGGGCTGGCATTGCTACTCAGCATAATTATCACCCCGCTGATTGAGCACAACGTTGTGCTGCATAGGCTGATGAGCTCTCAGACAATCTTGCTGACCGCTGAACAGCTGCTGTGGGGGTTCTTGTTCGGTCAGATACTGAACTGGGTGTTCTGGGCATTGCAAACCGCTGGCACGCTGTTATCGATGAGTATGGGGCTGGGCATGGCCGTGATGAACGATCCCGGCAGCGGCAGTTCGACCATGGTGATTTCCCAAATCGTCTCTGTTTTTAGCGGGCTGCTGTTTTTCAGCATGGACGGGCATCTGCTGCTGGTCACTATTCTGTTCAAAAGTTTCGCGCTATGGCCGATTAGTCAGGCAATCACGCCCCTGACCCTGAGCTATTTTGTCACCGGCGTGGGCTGGATGATCGCCAGCGCCCTGCTTCTGGCGCTGCCTGCGGCGATCATTATGCTGATCGTGCAGGGTACTTTTGGTCTGCTTAACCGCATTTCGCCCACGCTGAACCTTTTTGCGCTTGGTTTCCCCGTCAGCATGCTGTTCGGGCTGCTTTGTCTGATGCTGCTCGCCAGCCGTATTCCTCAACATTATCTTTCGCTGACCAACGACATCCTGGCTCAGCTCGAACACCTTAAGGTGAACTGA
- the flhB gene encoding flagellar type III secretion system protein FlhB: MMSGCGDKSEQPTQNRLRHSREQGDIARSRDLGTAASLIVGLATLSAFFPYYLQLMHSTFIALRQIASHINDEGALREFMLLNVLVILKVLATLIPIPTVCCLANLIPGGWIFVPARLLPDFNKMSPLAGVKRLFSQQHYYEVLKTLLKGTVLLSLLAFTLFQQLPALLDLENHFLTGAIVSALQHYAGIMQQFIIIIVLFAFIDLPIGHFMFIKKLRMSKKEVRDDAKNQEGIPQVKSRLRQRQRQMAMGQVSSKVSGANVVIVNPTHYAVALKYAPEKAAAPYIVAKGIDETALLICKAARQHQIEIVEFPSLARSIYHSTSVNQQIPASLFRPIAHILSYVMQLKAWRKGEGAKPRLDLRTPIPEYGTDKHAKI, translated from the coding sequence CTGATGTCAGGCTGCGGTGATAAAAGCGAACAACCGACGCAAAACCGATTGCGCCACTCCCGTGAGCAAGGCGATATCGCGCGTTCGAGAGATCTGGGGACGGCAGCCAGCCTGATCGTTGGCCTGGCAACACTGAGCGCTTTTTTTCCTTACTATCTGCAACTGATGCACAGCACGTTTATCGCGCTACGTCAGATCGCCAGCCATATCAACGACGAAGGCGCGCTACGTGAGTTTATGTTGCTCAACGTGCTGGTTATTTTGAAAGTGCTGGCAACCTTAATCCCCATTCCGACCGTCTGTTGCCTGGCTAATCTGATCCCCGGCGGCTGGATCTTCGTCCCTGCCCGCCTGCTGCCCGATTTTAATAAAATGAGTCCGCTGGCAGGCGTAAAACGGCTGTTCAGCCAGCAACACTATTATGAGGTGCTGAAAACGCTCCTGAAAGGCACGGTGCTGCTGTCGCTGCTGGCCTTTACCCTTTTTCAGCAACTCCCCGCGCTATTGGATCTCGAAAATCATTTCCTGACCGGAGCGATTGTTTCCGCTCTTCAGCACTATGCCGGGATTATGCAGCAGTTCATTATCATCATCGTGCTGTTTGCCTTTATTGACCTGCCGATCGGTCACTTTATGTTTATTAAAAAGTTGCGGATGAGTAAGAAAGAGGTACGCGACGATGCTAAAAATCAGGAAGGCATTCCTCAGGTAAAAAGCCGCCTGCGCCAGCGGCAACGCCAGATGGCAATGGGGCAAGTATCCAGCAAAGTATCCGGGGCAAACGTGGTGATCGTAAACCCGACGCATTATGCGGTGGCGCTAAAATATGCCCCCGAAAAGGCCGCCGCACCTTATATCGTGGCAAAAGGAATCGATGAGACTGCCCTGTTAATCTGCAAGGCCGCACGGCAGCATCAGATTGAAATCGTGGAGTTTCCTTCACTGGCGCGTTCGATTTATCACAGCACAAGCGTCAATCAACAAATTCCTGCCTCCCTCTTTCGGCCGATAGCGCACATTCTTTCGTACGTCATGCAATTAAAGGCCTGGCGGAAGGGAGAAGGCGCAAAGCCCCGGCTGGATTTACGCACCCCTATTCCTGAATACGGAACGGATAAGCATGCCAAAATTTAA
- a CDS encoding flagellar biosynthesis protein FlhA, translating to MPKFNFRQIVALLGQSPFGVPLLLLCVLAMVILPLSPLVLDVLFTFNIVLAIMVLLASVNSRRPLDFSVFPTLLLITTLMRLTLNVASTRVVLLKGHEGVGAAGKVIEAFGNVVIGGNFVVGFVVFIILMIINFVVVTKGAERISEVSARFTLDALPGKQMAIDADLNAGLINQQQARLRRREVANEADFYGAMDGASKFVRGDAIAGIMILLINVIGGMLIGIFKHNLDAGQAFEQYVLLTIGDGLVAQIPSLLLATAAAIIVTRVSDDDSAGIADEIKNQLLAKPATLCTAAFVMFVLAIVPGMPHFVFLAFTALMLFIAWRQYRVVQPARQNDEEITQAPDDNESVGISWQSIPLVEPLSLCLGYKLVTLMDKSSGTPLAQRVRSVRQLISETSGVLLPEIALHEDFCLKPVQYEIKVNGLRTALGEVHPNRLMAIPTAALYGEIEGLRDTDPACGLAVTWIMPDEKASALSLGYQVVDCASVIATHLHQVAREHLPELFNYDDITFFNQRLAETAPRLADDLNKALSYSLQLKIYRLLLQEQVSLKDSVSVATTLVASAAVTKDALLLVSDVRYALRRRLVAAIAPDNKPLSAYALAAELENRLLGALSQARQAGPVSLDSFPVDPTVTSRLQSALPVVLETLKAQNLTAVLLVQPQLRPLLSCYARQFAAGMSVLSYNEIPEETDLQIVGHVS from the coding sequence ATGCCAAAATTTAATTTCCGCCAGATCGTGGCGCTGTTGGGACAAAGCCCTTTTGGCGTACCGCTGCTGCTGCTCTGCGTGCTGGCCATGGTGATACTACCGCTGTCGCCACTGGTGCTGGACGTGCTGTTCACCTTCAACATCGTGCTGGCGATTATGGTGCTGCTGGCCAGCGTTAACAGCCGACGCCCGCTGGATTTCTCCGTTTTTCCTACCCTGCTGCTGATTACTACATTGATGCGGCTGACCCTCAACGTCGCATCCACCCGCGTAGTGCTGCTGAAAGGACATGAGGGGGTGGGAGCCGCCGGTAAAGTGATTGAAGCGTTCGGCAATGTGGTGATTGGCGGCAACTTTGTGGTGGGCTTCGTGGTGTTTATCATCCTGATGATCATCAACTTTGTGGTGGTGACCAAAGGTGCCGAGCGTATTTCGGAAGTGTCGGCCCGCTTCACGCTGGATGCATTGCCTGGCAAGCAAATGGCGATTGATGCCGACCTCAATGCCGGTCTGATTAATCAGCAACAGGCCCGATTACGTCGCCGTGAGGTTGCTAACGAAGCCGATTTTTATGGCGCAATGGATGGCGCATCGAAGTTTGTGCGTGGCGATGCCATTGCCGGGATCATGATCCTGCTGATCAACGTTATTGGCGGGATGTTGATCGGGATCTTTAAACACAATCTGGATGCCGGCCAGGCATTTGAACAATATGTATTGCTGACGATTGGCGACGGACTGGTCGCTCAGATCCCTTCGCTACTGCTCGCCACCGCGGCGGCCATCATTGTGACCCGTGTGAGCGACGACGACAGCGCCGGTATTGCCGATGAAATCAAGAATCAGCTGCTGGCAAAGCCTGCCACGCTGTGTACCGCCGCTTTTGTCATGTTCGTGCTGGCGATAGTGCCCGGCATGCCCCATTTCGTGTTTCTCGCCTTTACCGCGCTGATGCTGTTTATTGCCTGGCGGCAATATCGCGTGGTTCAGCCAGCACGGCAAAACGATGAGGAGATCACGCAGGCGCCAGATGATAATGAAAGCGTCGGTATCAGCTGGCAGAGCATCCCGCTTGTTGAGCCGCTGAGCCTCTGTCTTGGCTATAAGCTGGTTACGCTGATGGATAAATCCAGCGGCACCCCGCTGGCTCAGCGCGTAAGATCCGTCCGACAACTTATCTCGGAAACCAGCGGCGTGCTGCTGCCGGAGATCGCTCTTCACGAAGATTTCTGCCTGAAGCCGGTTCAGTATGAGATCAAAGTCAACGGGTTACGAACGGCGCTGGGAGAAGTGCATCCGAACCGATTAATGGCGATCCCAACGGCGGCGCTTTATGGCGAGATAGAAGGCCTGCGCGACACCGATCCGGCTTGTGGCCTGGCCGTCACCTGGATTATGCCGGATGAAAAAGCCAGCGCGCTGAGTCTTGGCTATCAGGTAGTGGATTGTGCCAGCGTTATTGCCACGCATCTTCATCAGGTGGCGCGCGAGCATCTGCCCGAGCTGTTTAATTACGATGATATTACCTTTTTCAATCAGCGACTTGCAGAGACAGCTCCCCGTCTGGCTGATGATTTGAATAAGGCGCTTTCTTATAGTCTGCAACTGAAAATTTATCGTCTGCTGTTGCAGGAACAGGTTTCACTGAAAGATAGTGTTTCTGTCGCCACCACGCTGGTTGCAAGCGCAGCGGTGACGAAAGACGCCCTTTTACTGGTTTCCGATGTGCGTTATGCCCTGCGCCGGCGTTTGGTTGCCGCCATCGCGCCCGATAACAAACCGCTTTCGGCTTACGCGCTTGCGGCTGAACTGGAAAATCGGCTACTCGGCGCGTTGAGCCAGGCACGGCAGGCGGGCCCGGTCAGTCTCGACAGTTTCCCGGTAGATCCCACTGTTACAAGCCGGTTGCAGTCTGCTCTGCCCGTCGTGCTGGAGACGCTAAAAGCACAGAATCTGACGGCTGTTTTACTGGTGCAGCCTCAGCTGCGACCGTTACTCTCCTGCTATGCACGGCAGTTTGCTGCCGGCATGTCGGTGCTCTCATACAATGAAATCCCGGAGGAAACGGATTTGCAGATTGTGGGTCACGTCTCCTGA